From a region of the Patescibacteria group bacterium genome:
- a CDS encoding ferritin: protein MPFFEPLEKMDPKHVDLERARKSLREELEAIDFYQERIDATTDESLKKLLAHNMNEEKEHAAMLIEWIRKNDLVQDKAFKEHD from the coding sequence ATGCCATTCTTTGAACCGTTAGAAAAGATGGATCCTAAGCATGTTGATTTGGAAAGAGCAAGAAAATCCCTGCGAGAAGAACTTGAAGCGATAGATTTTTATCAGGAGAGAATAGACGCTACCACTGACGAATCGCTCAAGAAACTACTCGCGCACAATATGAACGAGGAAAAAGAGCACGCGGCAATGCTTATTGAATGGATCAGGAAGAATGACCTTGTCCAAGACAAGGC